Proteins encoded within one genomic window of Salipaludibacillus agaradhaerens:
- the tenA gene encoding thiaminase II yields the protein MSFTTTLRKETNHLFDACYNHPFVQGIGKGELSKGQLIHYVKQDFEYLNAMIQTRAYTMAKCTDREKMALLNEGISFILADETHPHHNFCHVAGVDYEALQGENLAPNAHHYSRYMLQVAQSGTLGEALAVALPCPWIYLDIGERLMNDVKPDESHPFYPWISFYGNLEMPSITKTLRWLDELAEDAGEAECERMRQHFINGCKMEYMFFDMAYTEQAWPV from the coding sequence ATGAGTTTTACAACCACACTTCGGAAAGAAACGAATCACTTATTTGATGCTTGCTATAATCACCCTTTCGTACAAGGGATCGGCAAGGGAGAATTGTCAAAGGGCCAGCTTATTCACTACGTTAAACAAGATTTCGAGTATTTGAACGCCATGATACAAACGAGAGCATATACGATGGCTAAGTGCACGGATAGAGAAAAAATGGCTTTACTAAATGAAGGCATTTCATTCATTTTAGCCGATGAAACCCACCCACATCATAATTTTTGTCATGTAGCAGGTGTAGACTATGAGGCGCTCCAAGGCGAAAATCTTGCACCAAATGCCCACCATTATAGTCGTTACATGCTACAAGTAGCCCAAAGCGGCACCTTAGGAGAAGCGCTGGCTGTGGCACTCCCTTGTCCATGGATCTACTTGGACATCGGAGAACGACTTATGAACGACGTAAAACCTGATGAAAGTCACCCTTTCTATCCTTGGATCTCTTTCTACGGCAATCTAGAAATGCCAAGCATTACTAAAACATTGAGATGGCTAGATGAGCTTGCTGAAGATGCTGGTGAAGCTGAATGTGAAAGAATGCGCCAGCATTTTATAAACGGCTGCAAAATGGAATATATGTTCTTTGACATGGCTTATACAGAACAAGCTTGGCCTGTTTAA
- a CDS encoding N-acetylmuramoyl-L-alanine amidase, whose translation MTKIFIDPGHGGSDPGAVGNGLQEKELVLKIAKRLAEILERLDGVEVLLSRTDDRFLSLSERARMANEWGADYFISVHINAGGGEGYECYIFNGNVSDATKDNQDAMNTEIVKITEWFNRGKKRANFAVLRQTNMPAILTENGFIDNSSDANKLKDSAFLDKIAQGHANGIAKIFNLSGGSSSAPSKPSKPKTSKPNNSNRSTNKASGTIATIQRTLNSRYRLSISVDNLFGPQTKGALVKGLQTELNRQFNRGLTVDGIFGPKTRRACVTVRQGARGNITWILQAILHCKGTSLGAIDGIFGSKTRSAVRTFQRQNNLQVDGIAGPQTFQMLFK comes from the coding sequence ATGACTAAGATTTTTATTGATCCAGGGCATGGCGGCTCCGATCCGGGAGCTGTAGGAAATGGGCTACAAGAAAAAGAACTAGTATTAAAAATAGCTAAAAGACTGGCTGAAATATTAGAACGATTGGACGGTGTGGAAGTTCTTCTCAGTCGTACAGATGATAGGTTTTTATCGTTATCAGAACGTGCTAGAATGGCCAACGAGTGGGGCGCCGATTATTTTATTTCCGTTCACATTAACGCTGGCGGTGGCGAAGGATATGAGTGTTATATCTTTAACGGCAATGTATCTGACGCCACGAAGGATAATCAAGACGCGATGAATACAGAAATAGTCAAGATCACAGAATGGTTTAACCGAGGGAAAAAACGAGCTAACTTCGCCGTACTAAGACAAACTAACATGCCAGCTATCTTGACTGAGAATGGATTCATCGACAATTCAAGCGACGCTAACAAGCTGAAAGATAGTGCGTTTTTGGATAAAATCGCACAGGGTCACGCTAACGGTATCGCGAAAATATTTAATTTGTCTGGGGGCAGTTCTAGCGCTCCTAGTAAACCAAGTAAACCTAAAACATCCAAACCTAACAACTCAAACAGATCAACAAACAAAGCATCAGGCACGATCGCCACTATCCAGAGGACGCTTAATAGCCGATATAGATTGAGTATATCGGTCGATAACTTGTTTGGGCCTCAAACAAAAGGGGCGCTAGTCAAAGGACTTCAAACAGAACTTAATAGACAGTTTAACCGTGGACTTACAGTTGACGGTATTTTTGGGCCTAAAACACGTAGAGCATGTGTGACAGTCCGGCAAGGGGCAAGAGGAAACATCACATGGATTCTTCAAGCTATCCTACATTGTAAAGGAACGAGCCTAGGAGCGATAGACGGGATCTTTGGATCCAAAACAAGAAGCGCCGTCCGTACTTTCCAACGACAAAATAATTTACAAGTTGATGGGATTGCAGGCCCTCAGACGTTTCAGATGTTGTTTAAGTGA
- a CDS encoding M3 family oligoendopeptidase: MANFYEEKIDFQRPKAIETVFKKLLDTPIDSVKSLENWLIQQSIFFDEIEEGLTGHYIDFQCYSQSEEKKKQFEYDQQTIEPLVKKYSALLDEKFLASPYKIELDSSHYTQFIKSKENAKALFREENIAFEVEEDLLATHYFEHTSRLTVDWHGEEKTLSELSIYLENDERAVRKEAFSHIAEAFTIIETPLQKIMDDLIQIRQKKARNAGLSNYRDYMFKKYERFDYTPEDCNTLAEAVRKHVTPLKEKLQAAHKSELGVDLYRPWDTNGVAKGEHPLKPFNTRDELVQRTTNILSKMDSRFADLLTTMDERYMLDLTTRKGKSPGGFCSPLPVSKLSFIFMNASQTHDDIITLLHEMGHCIHNDLKKELKLSKYRDTPMESSELASMSMELFSMDHWHEFYENKTDLIRAKKELLKGIINFLPMGVVVDQFQHWLYENPTHSIAERNAKFFELQKYYNSSVVDWSGYETWAENSWMRILHIYEVPFYFIEYVIAQLGALQMYKQYRENRERTLENYKKALKLGASCSLPEVYAVAGISFDFSETMIKNLMDFLEDELAAVTDLN; this comes from the coding sequence ATGGCTAACTTTTATGAGGAAAAAATTGATTTCCAGAGGCCTAAAGCCATTGAAACTGTGTTTAAAAAACTGCTTGATACACCTATTGATTCAGTCAAAAGCCTAGAAAATTGGCTCATTCAACAATCAATATTTTTTGATGAAATAGAAGAGGGGTTAACAGGTCATTACATAGATTTCCAATGCTATAGCCAATCCGAAGAGAAAAAAAAGCAATTTGAATACGATCAGCAAACAATTGAACCTTTAGTTAAAAAATATAGTGCTCTCTTGGATGAGAAATTTCTTGCTTCTCCTTATAAAATAGAGCTTGATTCAAGCCATTATACGCAATTTATTAAAAGTAAAGAGAATGCTAAGGCACTATTTAGAGAGGAAAATATCGCTTTTGAAGTCGAAGAGGACCTATTAGCCACTCATTATTTCGAACATACAAGTCGTTTAACAGTGGATTGGCACGGAGAAGAGAAAACTTTGAGTGAGCTCTCTATTTATTTGGAAAATGATGAAAGGGCTGTTCGAAAAGAGGCTTTCTCTCACATCGCAGAAGCTTTTACAATAATTGAAACTCCCTTACAGAAAATTATGGATGACCTCATTCAGATTAGACAAAAAAAAGCGAGAAATGCAGGGTTATCTAATTATCGGGACTATATGTTTAAAAAATACGAACGGTTTGACTATACGCCAGAAGACTGCAACACATTGGCTGAAGCGGTACGTAAACACGTCACTCCCCTTAAAGAAAAGCTTCAAGCGGCTCATAAAAGTGAATTAGGTGTTGACCTTTACCGTCCATGGGACACGAATGGTGTGGCGAAAGGCGAGCATCCATTGAAACCCTTTAATACGAGAGATGAGCTCGTTCAACGTACCACTAACATTCTTTCTAAAATGGATAGCCGATTTGCTGATCTACTAACAACAATGGATGAACGTTATATGCTTGATTTGACAACACGAAAAGGAAAGTCCCCTGGAGGCTTTTGTTCACCACTACCAGTTTCAAAGCTTTCATTTATATTTATGAATGCATCACAAACACACGATGATATCATTACACTTCTTCATGAAATGGGCCATTGTATTCATAATGATTTAAAAAAAGAATTGAAGTTAAGTAAATATCGTGACACACCAATGGAGTCAAGTGAATTAGCTAGTATGAGTATGGAGCTATTTTCAATGGACCATTGGCATGAGTTTTACGAGAATAAAACCGACCTCATTCGTGCCAAAAAAGAGCTATTAAAAGGGATTATTAATTTTCTACCTATGGGAGTTGTGGTCGATCAATTCCAACATTGGCTTTATGAAAATCCAACACATTCAATCGCAGAAAGAAATGCTAAATTTTTCGAGTTACAAAAATATTACAATTCCTCGGTTGTTGATTGGAGTGGCTACGAAACATGGGCTGAAAATTCTTGGATGCGTATCCTTCACATTTATGAAGTCCCATTTTATTTTATTGAGTATGTGATTGCCCAGCTAGGTGCACTGCAAATGTATAAACAATATCGCGAGAATCGAGAAAGAACGTTGGAAAATTACAAAAAGGCTCTTAAGCTTGGTGCCTCCTGTTCTCTACCAGAAGTTTATGCTGTTGCAGGAATTTCCTTTGACTTTTCAGAAACTATGATTAAAAATTTGATGGATTTTCTAGAAGATGAGCTGGCGGCAGTGACTGACTTAAACTAA
- a CDS encoding aldo/keto reductase codes for MNYRRLGSTDLKLSELSFGTWAIGGAWGKTSDREALEGLNKAIEHGVNFFDTADVYGEGRSEKLLAKATKGKKYDIYIASKFCRSGDIHDPLTYSEPSVRKYLENSLKRLNREYIDLYQIHCPPIKILQEGNVFDVLDKLQKEGKIRYYGVSVETVEEGLLCLDQQNVRALQVIFNIFRQKPVVNLFPKAIDKGVGILARVPLASGLLTGKFSEGHQFSEDDHRHFNKDGDQFNVGETFAGIPFDKGVKLSKELAWIAHERESMATAALKWILEHHAVSTVIPGFKTADQVERNLKAVHEKKFSQREMTRLAEFYKHDVHDYIRGPY; via the coding sequence ATGAACTATCGCCGTTTGGGAAGTACAGATTTAAAGCTTAGTGAATTAAGTTTCGGCACGTGGGCCATCGGTGGGGCGTGGGGGAAGACGAGTGATAGAGAGGCCCTGGAAGGATTAAATAAGGCGATTGAGCATGGTGTTAATTTTTTTGATACAGCCGATGTTTATGGGGAGGGACGTAGTGAAAAATTATTAGCTAAAGCTACAAAAGGAAAAAAGTATGACATCTATATTGCAAGCAAATTTTGTCGTTCAGGAGATATCCATGATCCTCTAACTTATTCAGAGCCTTCCGTTCGAAAGTACCTTGAAAACTCCCTTAAACGCCTTAACCGAGAGTACATTGATTTATATCAGATTCATTGTCCACCAATTAAGATTTTGCAGGAAGGTAATGTGTTTGATGTGCTTGATAAGCTACAAAAGGAAGGGAAAATTCGCTATTACGGTGTAAGTGTTGAAACAGTGGAAGAGGGATTACTTTGTCTAGATCAGCAAAATGTAAGAGCTTTGCAAGTTATTTTTAATATTTTTAGGCAAAAACCAGTAGTGAATTTGTTCCCGAAAGCAATTGATAAAGGGGTAGGCATCTTGGCAAGAGTACCTTTAGCTAGCGGGCTATTAACTGGGAAGTTCTCTGAAGGACATCAATTTTCAGAGGATGATCATCGTCATTTTAATAAAGATGGGGATCAATTTAACGTAGGAGAAACATTTGCAGGCATTCCCTTTGATAAAGGGGTAAAATTAAGCAAAGAGTTAGCGTGGATCGCTCATGAGAGGGAGAGTATGGCAACTGCTGCATTGAAGTGGATATTAGAGCACCACGCTGTTTCCACTGTCATTCCAGGCTTTAAAACAGCTGATCAAGTTGAAAGGAACTTAAAAGCTGTTCACGAAAAGAAATTTTCTCAGAGAGAGATGACGAGGCTTGCAGAATTCTACAAACATGATGTACATGATTATATACGAGGACCCTATTAA
- a CDS encoding ketopantoate reductase family protein, which translates to MKILVLGAGATGGYFGGRLLEKGEDVTFLVREKRHNQLKEEGLVIKSVHGDVTLKPRTLLTGSGDEPFDVVIIATKSYHLHEALQTVAPFVREYTTIIPLLNGIEHVDELTAYYSKNQVMGGLCFIESTLNERGHIIQSSSVHELTYGEWSGKRSPRTKELAAIFSGTKASFRLSDQIEQDMWHKYLFITVLSGITSLMRSAIGPIRDTLEGRTYIQQLFEEVRITMTEEGAPLANGIVEKQMRLIDNADFSMKSSMLRDIEKQQPIEADHLQGYLLLLAERLGVETPLLRLVYQHLKVYEKNLD; encoded by the coding sequence ATGAAAATATTAGTTTTAGGTGCTGGTGCAACAGGTGGGTATTTCGGTGGTCGACTTCTTGAAAAAGGGGAAGATGTAACATTTCTTGTAAGAGAAAAACGTCATAATCAACTAAAAGAAGAAGGATTAGTCATAAAAAGTGTGCATGGGGATGTGACATTAAAGCCACGGACACTTCTTACAGGAAGTGGTGATGAGCCGTTTGATGTGGTCATCATTGCTACAAAATCATATCATCTTCATGAAGCTTTACAAACAGTGGCACCGTTCGTCAGAGAATATACAACCATTATTCCGCTACTTAATGGTATAGAACATGTGGACGAGTTAACCGCTTATTATTCAAAAAATCAAGTGATGGGCGGCCTTTGTTTTATAGAGTCTACTTTAAACGAAAGAGGACATATTATTCAATCAAGTAGCGTGCATGAATTAACTTACGGGGAGTGGTCAGGGAAAAGGTCTCCTCGGACGAAGGAATTAGCGGCGATTTTTTCTGGAACGAAAGCATCTTTTCGTTTAAGTGATCAGATTGAACAAGATATGTGGCATAAGTATTTGTTCATTACAGTCCTTTCGGGCATAACATCCTTAATGCGATCAGCAATAGGGCCTATTCGAGATACACTTGAAGGAAGGACCTATATTCAGCAACTATTTGAAGAAGTGAGGATTACGATGACGGAGGAAGGGGCACCATTAGCTAATGGTATAGTTGAAAAGCAAATGAGGTTAATTGATAATGCTGATTTCTCCATGAAATCATCGATGCTGAGAGATATTGAAAAGCAACAACCTATTGAGGCAGATCATTTACAAGGTTATTTGCTATTGTTAGCAGAGCGGTTAGGGGTTGAAACACCACTATTAAGGCTGGTTTACCAGCATTTAAAAGTATATGAAAAGAATCTTGATTAA
- a CDS encoding phage holin family protein produces the protein MKTLIGGIDLEHLEVARLYLFGEVKFLDLLMLLMAVDIVTGVSKAIKNQNLWSRKSLFGYARKLLIFGVIIVANVIDQILGLNGAVTYATVLFYMASEGLSIVENMSEMGVLVPPGIADKLHVIKEKQSIGEEVQEEFTINQDKQVKIKVEKDEV, from the coding sequence ATGAAAACATTGATAGGAGGAATTGATTTGGAACATTTAGAAGTTGCAAGGTTGTATTTATTCGGGGAAGTAAAGTTTTTAGATTTACTTATGTTATTGATGGCGGTTGATATTGTCACGGGGGTAAGTAAGGCCATCAAAAATCAAAATTTATGGAGCCGTAAGTCTCTCTTTGGTTACGCTCGAAAGCTATTAATCTTTGGTGTGATCATTGTCGCAAATGTCATAGATCAGATTTTAGGATTAAACGGGGCTGTTACTTATGCCACCGTTCTTTTTTATATGGCGAGCGAAGGATTATCGATCGTTGAAAACATGAGTGAGATGGGGGTTTTAGTGCCACCAGGCATAGCAGACAAGCTGCACGTGATTAAAGAAAAGCAATCAATAGGCGAAGAAGTGCAGGAAGAGTTTACGATCAATCAAGATAAGCAAGTCAAAATCAAAGTTGAAAAGGATGAGGTATAA
- the pgeF gene encoding peptidoglycan editing factor PgeF, whose product MKEPFQMQTDAITFLQDWNNLSPNILAGFTTKRGGTSSGAFTSNNLGLHVNDTNLNVRENRRLLADLLQFPLENWACAEQVHEDHIVKISKDLTGYGTLNYQDSIKGTDGFYTTETNTLLALCYADCVPIYYMAPEHHTIGIAHAGWKGSVKNIAGKMVELWKINESIPPTEIYAAIGPSIGPCCYMVDDRVIKEVNDILSSSQISNSPYEKVSHDQYSLDLKKLNLLLLLNAGIDRANILVSQYCTSCEKSLFFSHRRDNGKTGRMLSFIGFKNT is encoded by the coding sequence ATAAAAGAACCATTTCAAATGCAAACAGATGCAATAACTTTTTTGCAAGACTGGAACAACCTCTCACCGAATATATTAGCTGGATTTACAACAAAACGGGGTGGTACAAGCAGCGGCGCTTTCACCTCAAATAATCTTGGTCTGCACGTTAATGATACGAATCTTAATGTAAGAGAAAATCGTAGACTCCTAGCTGATTTACTCCAATTTCCATTAGAAAACTGGGCATGTGCTGAGCAAGTACACGAAGATCATATTGTCAAAATATCAAAAGACCTTACAGGATACGGGACACTCAATTATCAGGACAGTATTAAAGGAACAGACGGTTTTTACACGACAGAAACGAATACCCTCCTTGCCCTTTGCTATGCAGATTGCGTCCCAATTTATTATATGGCTCCTGAACATCATACAATCGGCATCGCTCATGCTGGCTGGAAAGGATCGGTTAAAAACATCGCTGGGAAGATGGTGGAACTTTGGAAAATTAACGAATCTATCCCTCCCACTGAAATTTACGCCGCTATAGGGCCGTCAATCGGCCCTTGTTGCTATATGGTAGATGACAGAGTCATTAAGGAAGTTAATGACATACTCTCTTCTAGCCAAATTTCGAATTCACCTTATGAAAAAGTAAGTCATGATCAATACAGTCTTGATTTAAAAAAACTAAATTTGTTGTTACTACTGAATGCTGGTATTGATAGAGCTAACATTCTCGTCTCACAGTACTGTACCAGTTGTGAAAAGAGTTTATTTTTTTCCCATCGAAGGGATAACGGAAAAACTGGTAGAATGCTTAGTTTCATCGGTTTTAAAAATACCTGA